One genomic segment of Microcella indica includes these proteins:
- a CDS encoding RNA polymerase sigma factor: MTTSAEIADAVTRLAREESGRVLALLTRRFGDLDAADDAVQDALTTALTAWQSGIPERPAAWLYTVARNTLIDELRRDRASRRRLHEAAPELTAHHATTETEEEDDLIMDASSLGDERLRLLLLCCHPALDRDTQVALTLRLAGGLSAAEVAAAYLLPEATLTQRIVRAKRKIRDAGMPLTIPANLDERVDALLRVLYLIFNEGYLSRGAEHVTRVDLITEAIRLTRQVVDELPASAEAEGLLALELYHHARSGTRVDGLGELVLLEHQDRTGWNLDGITEANARLHSAMTRMAPGPYQVQAIIAGHHANARTAADTDWGAIAELYGQLGRMAPNAVVELNRAVAIAMADGPRAGLAVLDRLTGLNEYHLFHATRGELLARAGRPAAASFERARGLTSNEGERRHLERRAAETSGG; this comes from the coding sequence ATGACCACCTCGGCGGAGATCGCCGACGCCGTCACCCGGCTAGCGCGTGAGGAGAGCGGGCGCGTGCTCGCCCTCCTCACGCGTCGCTTTGGCGACCTCGACGCCGCCGATGATGCGGTTCAGGATGCCCTCACCACCGCCCTGACCGCGTGGCAGTCGGGCATTCCCGAGCGCCCGGCCGCGTGGCTCTACACCGTGGCCCGCAACACGCTGATCGACGAGCTGCGTCGAGACCGAGCATCCCGTCGCCGACTGCACGAGGCCGCGCCCGAACTGACCGCGCACCATGCGACCACCGAGACGGAAGAGGAGGACGACCTGATCATGGATGCTTCCTCTCTCGGCGACGAACGCCTCAGGCTGCTTTTGCTCTGCTGCCATCCGGCGCTCGACCGTGACACGCAAGTGGCACTGACCCTGCGACTGGCGGGCGGATTATCCGCCGCCGAAGTCGCGGCCGCCTACTTGCTGCCCGAGGCCACGCTCACGCAGCGCATCGTGCGGGCCAAGCGCAAGATTCGTGACGCGGGTATGCCGCTCACGATCCCGGCGAATCTGGACGAGCGCGTGGACGCGCTGCTGCGGGTGCTCTACCTGATCTTCAACGAGGGCTACCTCTCCCGTGGCGCTGAACACGTGACGCGCGTCGACCTCATCACCGAGGCCATTCGGCTGACGCGCCAGGTGGTCGACGAGTTGCCCGCGAGCGCCGAAGCCGAAGGGCTGCTCGCCCTCGAGTTGTACCACCACGCGCGCTCGGGCACGCGGGTCGACGGGCTCGGCGAGCTCGTGCTGCTCGAGCACCAAGACCGCACCGGCTGGAACCTCGACGGCATCACCGAGGCCAACGCCCGGCTGCACAGCGCCATGACGCGCATGGCGCCGGGGCCCTACCAAGTGCAGGCGATCATCGCCGGCCATCACGCCAATGCACGTACCGCTGCCGACACCGACTGGGGCGCGATCGCCGAGCTGTACGGGCAACTGGGGCGCATGGCCCCCAACGCCGTCGTCGAGCTCAACCGTGCCGTCGCGATCGCGATGGCCGACGGCCCTCGCGCGGGCCTCGCCGTGCTCGACCGCTTGACCGGGCTCAACGAGTACCACCTGTTCCACGCGACGCGGGGTGAACTGCTCGCCCGCGCAGGCCGCCCCGCTGCCGCGAGCTTCGAGCGTGCGCGGGGGCTCACGAGCAACGAGGGTGAGCGGCGGCATCTCGAGCGGCGGGCCGCCGAGACCTCTGGCGGCTAG
- a CDS encoding heavy metal-responsive transcriptional regulator, giving the protein MKIGDLSTASGVPSQTIRFYERRGLISPSARGGNGYRRYDDAAKSRLTFIRSAQAAGLTLAEIASIINIREAGETPCEHASALLATKLEDVQRRQRELAVLEAELHQMIAASRELDPTDCEPGSVCNVIVKVGQ; this is encoded by the coding sequence ATGAAGATTGGCGATCTATCCACAGCCAGCGGTGTGCCCTCGCAGACAATTCGGTTCTACGAGCGACGGGGACTGATATCGCCGTCTGCGCGTGGAGGCAATGGGTATCGCCGATATGACGACGCGGCCAAATCGCGCCTCACCTTCATTCGATCTGCTCAGGCGGCAGGCCTGACGCTCGCTGAGATCGCCAGCATCATCAACATCCGTGAGGCCGGCGAAACACCCTGCGAGCACGCGTCGGCGCTTCTTGCCACGAAGCTTGAGGACGTGCAGCGCCGGCAACGCGAACTTGCTGTCCTGGAAGCAGAGTTGCATCAGATGATCGCCGCGAGTCGAGAGCTAGACCCCACCGACTGTGAACCGGGCAGCGTCTGCAACGTCATAGTGAAGGTCGGTCAATAA
- a CDS encoding thioredoxin family protein, whose amino-acid sequence MEITLQYFDGCPNWLIAAERLATIAADRPGITVNHRLVETLEEAEAIGFRGSPSILVDGVDRFADPSADVGLACRVYGTPAGLAGSPTLEQLRDAIPA is encoded by the coding sequence ATGGAAATCACGCTGCAGTACTTCGACGGGTGCCCAAACTGGTTGATCGCGGCCGAACGATTGGCGACTATCGCGGCGGACCGCCCTGGCATCACCGTGAACCACAGGCTGGTCGAAACCTTGGAAGAGGCAGAGGCGATCGGCTTTCGTGGCTCGCCGAGCATTCTTGTGGATGGAGTAGATCGCTTCGCCGACCCATCGGCCGACGTCGGGCTCGCCTGCCGCGTGTACGGGACGCCAGCTGGATTAGCCGGCTCCCCCACACTGGAACAGCTGCGCGACGCGATCCCCGCATGA
- a CDS encoding alpha/beta fold hydrolase, translating into MNVWHVVGTAALAAPPLVWSSLHAHSPEVRRWRQGTGQRTQVAGLGVRVFGTGEAVVVLLAGLASSERFWGKSYDVLGQNARVVAIDPIGFGASIRHPALQEIVDARVHVDAVLAVLRALDLHTQPVVFVGHSMGASLAIRAGARHAPTRAVVAFDAPLYRSAVEANGRIRHMGWFEALLSQGPLAERVCHWMCDNRTVARGVAVAISPRLPVAIARDSVEHTWPGYIAGFDSLVRDPGWTDALDVLAARNVPVRLVDGDKDPVPVPGRADELAARFTNISATRRLGGHRAPLSDPIGCASIVRAVLSEHGASDS; encoded by the coding sequence ATGAACGTGTGGCACGTCGTGGGTACAGCGGCCCTCGCAGCTCCGCCGCTCGTATGGTCGAGCCTTCACGCGCATTCTCCTGAAGTTCGGCGGTGGCGACAGGGCACCGGCCAGCGCACCCAGGTCGCGGGCCTCGGGGTGCGCGTGTTTGGAACCGGCGAGGCGGTCGTTGTGCTGCTCGCGGGCCTCGCCTCGAGTGAGCGATTCTGGGGCAAGTCATATGACGTGCTCGGACAGAACGCGCGCGTCGTAGCCATTGACCCGATCGGATTCGGTGCCTCAATCCGCCATCCGGCACTTCAGGAGATTGTCGATGCGAGGGTGCACGTCGATGCGGTGCTCGCAGTGCTGCGGGCTCTCGACTTGCATACTCAGCCCGTCGTTTTTGTCGGCCACTCTATGGGCGCATCCCTGGCGATCCGGGCGGGCGCGAGACACGCACCTACGCGTGCAGTCGTGGCTTTCGATGCTCCCTTGTATCGTTCAGCTGTGGAGGCCAACGGCCGCATCCGGCATATGGGCTGGTTCGAGGCGCTGCTCTCGCAAGGCCCGCTGGCCGAAAGAGTGTGCCACTGGATGTGCGACAACCGCACCGTGGCACGCGGCGTTGCAGTCGCCATCAGCCCCCGACTGCCTGTCGCGATCGCCCGGGACTCCGTCGAACACACCTGGCCGGGCTACATCGCAGGCTTCGACTCGCTCGTGCGCGACCCAGGGTGGACTGACGCACTTGACGTCCTGGCGGCGCGGAATGTCCCGGTGCGGCTGGTCGACGGCGACAAGGACCCAGTCCCCGTTCCCGGTCGTGCTGACGAGCTCGCCGCGCGGTTTACGAACATTTCGGCCACACGCCGACTAGGCGGACATCGCGCGCCGCTCAGCGACCCGATCGGCTGTGCATCGATCGTGCGCGCCGTTCTCAGCGAACACGGTGCATCGGATTCCTGA
- a CDS encoding TraR/DksA family transcriptional regulator encodes MSNERDEHGVADALARRRAEAAARVEQLRHELRAVQSARSNNSDDDEHDPEGATMSQAWSQVSGVLDSAVRELDELDTALERVATGDYGICRRCGRAIDPARLDARPAAALCIDCARLDG; translated from the coding sequence ATGAGCAACGAGCGCGACGAGCACGGTGTGGCCGACGCTCTCGCCCGCCGCCGCGCTGAGGCTGCCGCCCGAGTCGAGCAACTTCGCCACGAGCTACGCGCTGTGCAGAGTGCGCGATCGAACAATTCGGACGACGACGAGCATGATCCTGAGGGCGCCACGATGTCGCAAGCCTGGTCGCAGGTCTCGGGCGTGCTCGACTCTGCGGTGCGCGAGCTCGACGAGCTCGACACCGCTCTCGAGCGGGTGGCGACGGGCGACTACGGAATCTGCCGGCGCTGCGGGCGGGCCATCGACCCGGCCCGACTGGATGCTCGGCCCGCGGCCGCGCTCTGCATCGACTGCGCTCGGCTCGACGGCTGA
- a CDS encoding YciI family protein has protein sequence MILIHGDESSPRLAPGDPGFDEDMGAWFAYNQSLIEGGHWVSGANLAPTSSATTLRLTSGQAPEIVDGPFAETKEQFGGYYLISAENLDEAIELAKKLPMDSGSLEIRPVAFRPDAG, from the coding sequence ATGATCCTCATTCACGGCGACGAGTCCAGCCCGCGCCTCGCCCCCGGCGATCCCGGCTTCGACGAGGACATGGGCGCGTGGTTCGCCTACAACCAGTCGCTCATCGAGGGCGGTCACTGGGTCAGCGGCGCGAACCTTGCCCCGACGAGCTCAGCCACGACGCTGCGCCTGACGTCGGGCCAGGCCCCCGAGATCGTCGACGGCCCCTTTGCCGAGACGAAAGAGCAGTTCGGCGGCTACTACCTAATTTCGGCCGAGAACCTCGACGAGGCCATCGAGCTCGCGAAGAAGCTGCCGATGGATTCCGGCTCGCTCGAGATTCGCCCGGTCGCGTTCCGGCCCGACGCGGGCTGA
- a CDS encoding dihydrolipoyl dehydrogenase family protein, with amino-acid sequence MSEEYDLFVIGAGMAGITAANRCASHGWRVGIVDTLPYGGTCALRGCDPKKILRRGAEVIDDARLMQGKGIDQNGLALDWPALMQHKHGFTDDVPDAMESRLKRNGVSTFHGDARFVSPHDLEINGEQHSARRFLIATGARPRPLEFPGHEYLIDSTEFLNLEALPARIVFVGGGFISFEFAHIAARAGVDCVIIDHGERPLRAFDPDLVDLLVRRTEQAGIRVNHSSSVSGVTRTPTRFNVAVDQDGATTTIDTDLVVHGAGRVPNFNGLDLAAADIASGPQGIDVLGHLQSRSNPSVYAAGDAADTPGERLTPVAVFEGKVAASNMIKGTETVPDYAGVPSTVFTIPELNRVGMLEHEAARDGRETSVRFHDTSGWYSNYRVGETTAATKVIVDSATDQILGAHLLGPGYSEVINTFGLAIKLGLTTRQLKSATATYPSVGSDLGSML; translated from the coding sequence GTGAGCGAGGAATACGACCTGTTCGTCATCGGCGCGGGGATGGCAGGAATCACCGCAGCTAACCGCTGTGCATCCCACGGCTGGCGCGTCGGCATCGTCGACACCCTCCCCTATGGGGGCACATGTGCCCTGCGCGGCTGCGACCCGAAGAAGATTCTGCGCCGTGGTGCGGAGGTCATCGACGATGCTCGCCTGATGCAGGGCAAGGGCATCGACCAGAACGGGCTCGCGCTCGACTGGCCAGCACTGATGCAGCACAAGCACGGCTTCACCGACGACGTTCCTGACGCCATGGAGTCCAGGCTCAAGCGAAACGGCGTATCCACATTTCACGGGGACGCCCGATTCGTCAGCCCTCACGACCTCGAGATCAACGGCGAACAGCATTCCGCGAGACGATTCCTCATCGCCACGGGGGCACGGCCCCGACCGCTTGAGTTCCCCGGCCATGAGTACCTGATCGACAGCACCGAATTCCTCAACCTCGAAGCGCTGCCCGCCAGGATCGTGTTTGTCGGCGGCGGATTCATCTCGTTCGAGTTCGCCCACATCGCAGCGCGCGCTGGCGTGGACTGCGTGATCATCGATCACGGCGAACGTCCGCTGCGTGCATTCGACCCGGATCTCGTCGACCTGCTCGTGCGCCGCACCGAGCAGGCAGGGATACGCGTGAACCACAGCAGCTCCGTCAGCGGAGTCACTCGCACGCCCACACGGTTTAACGTCGCGGTCGATCAGGACGGTGCCACGACCACCATCGACACAGACTTGGTCGTGCATGGCGCGGGGCGCGTTCCCAACTTCAACGGCCTCGACCTTGCTGCAGCCGATATCGCGTCGGGGCCACAGGGTATCGACGTGCTCGGGCACTTGCAGAGCCGCAGCAATCCGTCGGTCTACGCCGCAGGTGACGCGGCGGACACCCCCGGCGAGCGCCTCACACCCGTGGCAGTCTTCGAGGGCAAGGTGGCCGCATCCAACATGATCAAGGGCACCGAGACGGTGCCCGACTATGCCGGTGTGCCGTCTACCGTGTTCACAATCCCGGAGCTGAATCGAGTCGGGATGCTCGAGCATGAAGCCGCTCGCGACGGCCGCGAGACCTCCGTACGGTTCCACGACACCAGTGGCTGGTACAGCAATTACCGTGTCGGTGAAACCACAGCCGCCACCAAGGTGATCGTCGACTCAGCGACCGATCAGATCCTCGGGGCGCACCTCCTCGGCCCCGGCTACTCGGAAGTGATCAACACCTTCGGCCTTGCTATCAAGCTCGGCCTCACCACCCGACAGCTGAAATCCGCGACGGCTACCTACCCTTCCGTTGGCTCCGATCTCGGCTCCATGCTCTGA
- a CDS encoding heavy metal translocating P-type ATPase — protein sequence MPNNAVVKSDSEEAGLYRDFHGQRYWLCCEGCVLRFDADPEKFAASAETLPSPHEVIRRRAASEDKHAHNAPTHHEHGGHQSSDQSAMQHGAHAGHAGHAGHGDHVGQFRRLFWIMLVLAVPVVGLSSMFAMLLGYELPDWPWVTWVSPLFGSAMYFWGGRPFLVGAVSEIRSRKPGMMLLIGLAITVAFVASLGASLGLLDHQLDFWWELALLIVIMLLGHWIEMRSLAQTTSALDSLAALLPDEAEVVDGDQFRTVAPANLELGDVVVVRPGGRVPADGRVVSGSASMDESMITGESQTVTRSEGAIVVAGTIATDSSIRVEITAVGDDTALAGIQRLVTEAQNSTSRAQRIADRAAAWLFWFALAAGVVTAVVWSLVGLPEDAVIRTVTVLVIACPHALGLAIPLVVSIATERAARGGVLIKDRLALESMRTVDTILFDKTGTLTKGEPTVTSVEAIDGFTQDQVIALAAAAESDSEHPLARAIVESARRRGIDVPTASAFTSSPAVGVTALVERKKVRVGGPHLLTEENGTELAIADEWRKEGAIILHVVSDGTVVGALRLADAIRDESRKAVEALHALGRQVVMITGDAEAVAHTVAAELGIDRVFAGVRPEHKAAKVRELQDEGRSVAMIGDGVNDAPALAQADVGIAIGAGTDVAIASAGVILASSDPRSVLSVIQLSKASYRKMKQNLWWAAGYNLLSVPLAAGVLAPIGFVLPMSIGAVLMSVSTIVVALNAQWLRRLDLKPEASVKAILGSVSPPKREVAHVS from the coding sequence ATGCCTAACAACGCGGTCGTGAAGAGCGACTCAGAGGAAGCAGGTCTCTACCGAGATTTTCACGGGCAAAGGTACTGGCTGTGCTGCGAAGGATGCGTCCTCCGCTTTGACGCGGATCCGGAGAAGTTCGCGGCCTCTGCTGAAACGCTCCCGTCTCCCCACGAAGTGATCCGGCGACGAGCGGCGTCCGAAGACAAGCACGCCCACAATGCCCCCACCCACCATGAGCATGGTGGACATCAGTCGTCGGACCAATCCGCGATGCAACACGGTGCGCACGCTGGCCACGCTGGTCACGCTGGTCACGGTGATCACGTGGGTCAGTTCCGACGTCTCTTCTGGATCATGTTGGTGCTGGCAGTGCCAGTGGTTGGGCTCTCGAGCATGTTCGCCATGCTTCTTGGCTACGAACTTCCTGACTGGCCTTGGGTGACCTGGGTTTCGCCGCTGTTCGGTTCGGCCATGTATTTCTGGGGTGGTCGGCCCTTCCTGGTGGGAGCAGTCTCGGAAATCCGATCCCGCAAGCCGGGAATGATGCTGCTCATTGGACTTGCCATCACCGTCGCATTCGTCGCGTCGCTCGGCGCAAGCCTTGGGCTCCTTGATCATCAGCTCGACTTTTGGTGGGAGCTTGCACTGCTGATCGTCATCATGCTCCTTGGTCACTGGATCGAAATGCGTTCCCTCGCGCAAACGACATCGGCGCTTGACTCGCTGGCCGCTTTGCTTCCTGACGAGGCGGAAGTCGTGGACGGAGATCAGTTCCGCACAGTCGCGCCGGCAAATCTGGAACTCGGCGACGTGGTTGTGGTGCGTCCTGGTGGTCGCGTTCCGGCGGACGGCCGGGTCGTTTCTGGTTCTGCGAGCATGGACGAGTCGATGATCACCGGTGAGTCACAGACTGTGACACGGAGTGAAGGTGCAATCGTCGTCGCTGGCACAATCGCGACCGACTCATCGATCCGTGTTGAGATCACCGCGGTGGGCGACGACACTGCGTTGGCAGGCATTCAGCGCCTGGTCACCGAGGCGCAGAATTCGACGTCGCGTGCACAACGGATCGCAGACCGCGCTGCCGCCTGGCTATTCTGGTTCGCGCTTGCCGCCGGAGTCGTCACTGCGGTCGTGTGGAGCCTTGTTGGTCTTCCGGAGGATGCGGTCATTCGAACCGTTACGGTGCTGGTCATTGCCTGCCCGCATGCCCTCGGTCTTGCCATTCCGCTCGTTGTTTCGATCGCGACCGAGCGAGCTGCTCGTGGAGGCGTTCTCATTAAGGATCGCCTCGCGCTTGAAAGCATGCGGACAGTTGACACCATCCTGTTTGACAAGACGGGCACCCTCACAAAGGGTGAGCCGACGGTCACTTCAGTCGAAGCGATTGATGGGTTCACCCAAGATCAGGTCATAGCGCTCGCTGCCGCGGCTGAGTCCGACTCCGAACACCCGCTGGCTCGTGCAATCGTCGAGTCTGCACGACGCCGCGGCATCGACGTGCCAACGGCGAGTGCCTTCACCTCTTCCCCAGCAGTTGGCGTGACCGCGCTCGTCGAGCGCAAGAAAGTTCGCGTGGGCGGGCCACACCTCCTTACTGAAGAGAACGGGACAGAGCTCGCAATCGCGGATGAGTGGCGCAAGGAGGGAGCAATCATCCTCCACGTCGTGTCGGACGGAACAGTGGTCGGGGCGTTGCGCCTGGCTGACGCGATCAGAGATGAATCTCGAAAAGCGGTAGAGGCGTTGCATGCTCTTGGACGTCAGGTCGTGATGATCACGGGTGATGCCGAGGCAGTCGCTCACACGGTTGCGGCCGAACTCGGTATCGATCGTGTCTTTGCTGGCGTTCGCCCGGAGCACAAGGCCGCCAAGGTGCGGGAGCTTCAAGACGAAGGTCGCTCGGTCGCGATGATCGGTGATGGCGTCAATGACGCTCCAGCCCTTGCACAAGCAGACGTCGGTATCGCCATTGGGGCAGGTACTGATGTCGCCATCGCTTCGGCCGGGGTAATTCTCGCGAGCTCCGACCCGCGATCGGTGCTGTCGGTGATTCAGCTCTCGAAGGCTTCCTATCGAAAAATGAAGCAGAACTTGTGGTGGGCGGCGGGCTACAACCTCCTCTCGGTGCCGCTTGCTGCTGGTGTGCTAGCGCCAATCGGGTTCGTGCTGCCCATGTCCATCGGGGCTGTCCTGATGTCGGTTTCTACCATCGTGGTCGCATTGAACGCGCAGTGGCTGCGACGCCTTGACCTGAAACCCGAGGCGAGCGTGAAGGCCATCCTGGGTTCGGTATCCCCGCCGAAGAGGGAGGTTGCGCATGTCAGCTGA
- a CDS encoding DUF305 domain-containing protein → MKKSFRTRALAAGALALISMVGLAACSTTTEPSESSGANMADVMFVQMMIPHHEGAIEMSDVLLSKSGVEPEVAELAEQIKAAQGPEIEQMKQWLDDWGMPAMSDSMDGMDHGGMGGMDGMAGMTEEDMQALEDASGPEAGDLFLEQMIVHHEGAIEMADDVLADGEHPGVRELAENIIASQTAEIELMRSMLDS, encoded by the coding sequence ATGAAGAAGTCATTCCGCACCCGCGCGCTCGCGGCGGGTGCACTCGCCCTCATCAGCATGGTCGGGCTCGCTGCATGCTCGACCACCACAGAGCCGTCCGAGAGTTCCGGCGCCAACATGGCAGACGTCATGTTTGTCCAGATGATGATTCCGCACCACGAAGGAGCCATCGAGATGAGCGACGTGTTGCTTTCCAAGTCGGGCGTAGAGCCTGAAGTCGCAGAGCTGGCTGAGCAGATCAAGGCTGCCCAGGGCCCCGAGATCGAGCAGATGAAGCAGTGGCTCGATGACTGGGGCATGCCTGCCATGAGCGACAGCATGGACGGAATGGATCACGGCGGCATGGGTGGAATGGACGGCATGGCAGGCATGACCGAGGAGGACATGCAGGCACTTGAGGACGCCAGCGGGCCTGAAGCAGGGGACCTGTTCCTCGAGCAGATGATCGTGCACCACGAGGGTGCCATTGAGATGGCCGATGATGTTCTGGCTGATGGCGAGCACCCCGGCGTGCGCGAGCTGGCGGAGAACATCATCGCCAGCCAAACGGCGGAGATCGAGCTGATGCGCTCGATGCTCGACTCCTGA
- a CDS encoding DUF305 domain-containing protein — protein MKKRIAIISGIVAILGISLAGALTWTNRAEPFNDRDVAFASNMIPHHVGALEMAEVILAKEGLPAEVQELAARIEATQQPEINQMNAWLKEWDAPSMAGGHGGHAMMTSGMMSETDMMALEDAQGVEAARLFLEGMIVHHKGAVEMAQVEVEGGKYPEAVALARAIIEQQTIEIAEMERLLANL, from the coding sequence GTGAAAAAACGTATAGCAATCATTTCCGGGATCGTTGCGATTCTTGGAATAAGTCTCGCAGGAGCGCTCACTTGGACGAACCGAGCCGAACCATTCAACGATCGAGACGTAGCCTTCGCCTCGAACATGATTCCCCACCATGTGGGGGCCCTGGAGATGGCAGAAGTCATTCTGGCCAAGGAGGGACTCCCCGCTGAGGTTCAAGAGCTCGCAGCCCGGATTGAAGCAACCCAGCAGCCCGAGATCAATCAGATGAATGCATGGCTCAAGGAATGGGATGCGCCGTCTATGGCGGGAGGCCATGGCGGTCACGCCATGATGACGAGCGGCATGATGAGCGAAACAGACATGATGGCCCTGGAGGACGCACAGGGTGTTGAGGCTGCCCGGCTGTTCCTGGAAGGAATGATCGTGCACCACAAAGGCGCAGTAGAGATGGCCCAGGTCGAAGTTGAGGGGGGCAAGTACCCCGAAGCCGTCGCGCTCGCTCGAGCCATCATTGAGCAGCAGACCATTGAGATCGCCGAGATGGAGCGTCTCCTTGCAAACCTCTAG
- a CDS encoding DUF2207 domain-containing protein, producing the protein MRTPARFALTLALAAGFALSLTPTAAIATALKSDVSDFTFDSFDADYTLSREADGTATLEVVETIVARFPDFDQNRGIIRAIPDDYDGVPLNTTINGVTDANGDPVYYEPYYAGGFVELALGTDEFVRGVQTYVISYTQQNVVRSFDDTASDEFYWDVNGTGWQQPFGEVSATVTLAPDVAEALTGNAACYVGAFGEDEQCTIDDDGTTFTASATDLAPGETVTVAIGFDPDTFLTPDPVRPIAPPPPPPLPWWMHLVSGGLGLASAGALVASIVSRVRAGGGAKGRGVIIPQYTEPSGIDILQSAQLLGRSTSAIPAAVVRLAVRKNLRILAYSVEKDAAPYTLQYLSDDRTDVLDRAVLTALFGRTRDAGELREYGTYDSALGARLTKLSTEARASLVTEGFQRKPSGIGFGWLTVVAQMVIGFAAFITVGISVEVFNDASPFALLAIPVTFVAGIVAFALALRPLQLTEKGREARDHLEGMKLYLTVAEQDRLRMLQSPQGAERIDVGDELELVKLYEKLLPWAVVWGVEDQWMRELELHVAALDETPDWFVGRSGFEVALFASAVRGMTATTTAPASSSSWSGSGGGSFSGGSFGGGFSGGGGGGGGGGGR; encoded by the coding sequence ATGCGCACACCCGCACGGTTCGCCCTCACCCTCGCGCTCGCCGCCGGGTTCGCCCTCTCCCTCACGCCGACGGCCGCGATCGCCACTGCGCTGAAGAGCGACGTCAGCGACTTCACGTTCGACTCCTTCGATGCCGACTACACGCTCAGCCGCGAGGCCGACGGCACCGCCACGCTCGAGGTCGTCGAGACGATCGTCGCCCGCTTCCCCGACTTCGATCAGAACCGCGGCATCATCCGCGCCATCCCTGACGACTACGACGGCGTTCCGCTCAACACGACGATCAACGGCGTCACGGATGCGAACGGCGACCCGGTCTACTACGAGCCCTACTATGCGGGCGGCTTCGTCGAGCTCGCCCTCGGCACCGACGAGTTCGTGCGCGGTGTGCAGACCTACGTCATCTCCTACACGCAGCAGAACGTCGTGCGATCGTTCGACGACACCGCCTCCGACGAGTTCTACTGGGACGTCAACGGCACCGGATGGCAGCAGCCGTTCGGCGAGGTGAGCGCGACGGTGACCCTCGCCCCGGACGTCGCCGAAGCGCTCACGGGCAATGCCGCATGCTACGTCGGTGCCTTCGGCGAGGACGAGCAGTGCACGATCGACGATGACGGCACGACCTTCACGGCGAGCGCGACCGACCTCGCACCCGGGGAGACGGTCACGGTCGCGATCGGCTTCGATCCCGACACGTTCCTCACGCCTGATCCGGTGCGCCCGATAGCTCCGCCGCCCCCGCCCCCGCTGCCGTGGTGGATGCACCTCGTCTCGGGCGGGCTGGGTCTCGCGAGCGCAGGCGCTCTTGTCGCGTCGATCGTGTCCCGCGTGCGCGCGGGAGGCGGCGCGAAAGGGCGCGGCGTCATCATTCCGCAGTACACCGAGCCTTCCGGCATCGACATCCTCCAGTCTGCGCAACTGCTGGGGCGATCCACCTCGGCGATTCCTGCCGCCGTCGTCAGGCTGGCCGTACGCAAGAATCTGCGCATCCTTGCCTACTCCGTCGAGAAAGATGCAGCCCCGTACACGCTGCAGTACCTCAGTGACGACCGCACCGACGTGCTCGACCGCGCGGTGCTCACCGCCCTCTTCGGTCGCACGCGCGACGCCGGCGAGCTGCGCGAGTACGGCACCTACGATTCGGCCCTCGGAGCGCGCCTCACGAAGTTGTCCACCGAGGCGCGCGCCTCGCTCGTCACCGAGGGCTTCCAGCGAAAGCCGAGCGGCATTGGATTCGGCTGGCTCACGGTCGTGGCGCAGATGGTGATCGGATTCGCGGCCTTCATCACGGTCGGCATCTCGGTGGAGGTCTTCAACGACGCGAGTCCCTTCGCCCTGCTGGCAATCCCCGTCACGTTCGTGGCGGGGATCGTCGCCTTCGCGCTCGCACTGCGACCGCTTCAGCTAACGGAGAAGGGCCGCGAGGCACGCGACCACCTCGAGGGCATGAAGCTCTACCTCACGGTCGCCGAGCAGGACAGGTTGCGCATGCTGCAGAGCCCCCAGGGCGCCGAGCGCATCGACGTGGGCGACGAGCTCGAGCTCGTGAAGCTGTACGAGAAGCTGCTGCCGTGGGCGGTCGTCTGGGGCGTCGAAGATCAGTGGATGCGCGAGCTCGAGCTGCACGTCGCCGCCCTCGACGAGACTCCCGACTGGTTCGTGGGCCGCAGCGGCTTCGAGGTCGCCCTCTTCGCCTCGGCCGTGCGCGGGATGACCGCGACGACCACGGCGCCCGCCTCGAGCTCCTCGTGGTCGGGCAGCGGGGGCGGCAGCTTCTCGGGCGGCTCGTTCGGCGGAGGCTTCTCCGGCGGAGGCGGCGGGGGTGGAGGCGGCGGCGGTCGCTAG
- a CDS encoding metal-sensitive transcriptional regulator, whose product MSADQATHGYLADKDKYLVRLKRIEGQARGIHRMVDEEQYCIDILTQISALTSALQGVAVGLLDEHLKHCVSDAVRSGGDVAEAKLEEAAQAIARLVRS is encoded by the coding sequence ATGTCAGCTGATCAGGCCACCCACGGCTACCTTGCCGATAAAGACAAGTATCTTGTTCGACTCAAGCGCATCGAGGGCCAGGCGCGTGGAATTCACCGGATGGTGGATGAAGAGCAGTACTGCATCGACATCTTGACTCAGATCTCGGCCCTCACAAGCGCGCTACAGGGCGTGGCCGTGGGGCTGCTGGATGAACACTTGAAGCACTGTGTCAGCGATGCCGTTCGATCTGGCGGTGACGTTGCCGAAGCCAAGCTTGAGGAGGCAGCCCAAGCAATCGCGCGTCTGGTGCGCTCCTAG